A genomic window from Engraulis encrasicolus isolate BLACKSEA-1 chromosome 14, IST_EnEncr_1.0, whole genome shotgun sequence includes:
- the slc2a9l1 gene encoding solute carrier family 2 member 9, like 1, translating to MASLLKHLVQGNAMFFIIVLGMGGTFQNGFHVTVISSPSPFVKRFINSSWSERYGPPHPDTVTFLWSAVVAFFAVGGLLGSISLRMITDKLGRKKAMIWNNVISIVAAAIMLSSKYANSFEMILLSRLLFGFASGLGGNVHAIYLGESSPKKIRGLVTLTSATFVSIGKLSGQFAGLQEILGREDWWNFLLCAPTVFAVVQLIVLPFFPEAPRYLLIEKDNAEECRAALQCLWGPGSYEKEMEEMVAEQKAIGGERSRSLLELLRDRRVRWQILTMLVLHGCIQFCGISALSSFAYNIFQEAGIPEERIRYMTMGIGASEVLTSITCGLLIDSVGRRVLLWRGFAGMSVLMASITVALCLQDYAFWIPYCTIALFFLFVIFYGGGPAGVQPSLSHEIFIQSCRPAAFVFSGILRWLGFAIMGFAFPFLIALLKSYTFLIFSGACMFGALYIYLVVPETKGKTPLEISEEFNAIKLWRSHKKEQMSLETKL from the exons GTCCAGGGTAATGCTATGTTCTTCATCATCGTGCTGGGGATGGGAGGAACATTCCAGAATGGATTCCATGTCACAGTTATCAGCTCACCCTCACCG TTTGTGAAGCGCTTCATTAACAGCAGTTGGTCAGAGCGCTATGGGCCGCCACACCCAGACACAGTCACCTTCCTCTGGTCGGCTGTGGTGGCTTTCTTTGCTGTTGGAGGACTCCTGGGGTCAATCAGTTTGAGGATGATCACTGACAAGTTGGGAAG AAAGAAGGCCATGATATGGAACAATGTGATCAGCATTGTTGCTGCAGCTATCATGCTCTCCAGCAAATATGCAAACTCATTTGAAATGATCCTCCTTTCACGATTACTGTTTGGGTTTGCATCAG GTTTAGGCGGTAATGTCCATGCCATCTATCTGGGTGAGAGCTCCCCTAAGAAAATAAGGGGATTGGTAACGCTCACATCAGCAACGTTTGTTTCCATTGGGAAACTGTCGGGACAGTTTGCAGGCCTGCA GGAAATTTTAGGTCGCGAGGATTGGTGGAACTTCCTTCTTTGTGCCCCGACGGTTTTTGCCGTAGTCCAGCTGATCGTCCTCCCCTTCTTTCCCGAGGCGCCACGGTATTTGCTCATCGAGAAAGACAATGCAGAGGAATGTCGGGCAG CGCTCCAGTGTCTGTGGGGTCCAGGGAGCTacgagaaggagatggaggagatggtggCGGAGCAGAAGGCCATCGGGGGCGAGCGCTCCCGGAGCCTGCTGGAGCTGCTGAGGGACAGGAGAGTACGCTGGCAGATCCTCACTATGCTGGTGCTCCATGGATGCATCCAGTTCTGTGGTATCTCAGCT CTCAGTTCCTTCGCCTATAACATCTTCCAGGAGGCTGGCATTCCCGAGGAGAGGATCCGCTACATGACGATGGGCATAGGGGCATCCGAGGTGCTCACCTCCATCACATGT ggCCTGCTGATTGACAGTGTTGGGAGGCGGGTGCTGTTGTGGAGGGGCTTTGCTGGCATGTCGGTGCTCATGGCCTCCATCACTGTGGCGCTCTGTCTGCAG GACTACGCCTTTTGGATTCCTTACTGCACCATTGCATTGTTTTTCCTCTTTGTCATCTTCTATGGTGGAGGACCAG CTGGAGTGCAGCCTTCACTCAGTCATGAGATCTTCATCCAGTCGTGTCGGCCCGCTGCCTTCGTCTTCAGTGGGATCCTGCGTTGGTTGGGCTTCGCCATTATGGGATTCGCCTTCCCCTTTCTCATA GCCCTACTAAAGTCCTACACCTTCCTGATCTTCTCCGGGGCCTGCATGTTTGGGGCGCTGTACATTTACTTGGTGGTGCCGGAGACCAAGGGCAAGACCCCGCTGGAGATCTCAGAGGAGTTTAATGCCATCAAACTCTGGAGGTCTCACAAGAAGGAGCAGATGAGTTTGGAGACAAAGTTGTAG